The following are encoded together in the Dickeya lacustris genome:
- a CDS encoding SDR family oxidoreductase, whose protein sequence is MKDIIVVIGSGSIAQAIARRVSVGKHILLADIKIENAQQAENTLSRAGFEVSTTTVDVSSRQSIQELVKTACDLGEIKGIIHTAGLSPSQAKAQDLIRVDLYGSAVLFEEFGKVIAPGGSCVVIGSQSSHRLAVDALTQAQADELATLPPEALLELPLVKNIDDSLYAYQISKRCNALRVMSEAVKWGKRGARINCISAGIVFTPLAYDELNSVERGAFYRNMLDKSPAGRGGTPDEIGALAEFLFGANGTYVTGSDLLIDGGATASFKYGELRPQ, encoded by the coding sequence ATGAAAGATATCATTGTAGTTATAGGTAGTGGATCGATTGCCCAGGCGATTGCACGACGAGTGAGTGTTGGGAAGCATATTCTCCTGGCGGATATTAAAATTGAAAATGCGCAGCAGGCAGAGAATACCCTTTCTCGTGCAGGCTTCGAGGTGAGTACGACGACTGTCGATGTCAGTTCACGTCAATCGATACAGGAACTCGTTAAAACAGCCTGTGATCTGGGTGAGATCAAAGGAATTATTCACACCGCAGGGCTGTCGCCTTCTCAGGCAAAAGCACAGGATCTTATCCGGGTTGATTTATACGGCAGCGCGGTATTGTTTGAGGAATTTGGTAAGGTTATCGCCCCGGGGGGCTCTTGCGTGGTGATTGGTTCACAATCCAGCCATCGCCTGGCGGTTGATGCTCTTACTCAGGCTCAGGCCGATGAACTGGCAACGTTGCCCCCGGAAGCACTGCTTGAACTGCCTCTGGTAAAAAATATTGACGACAGCTTATACGCTTACCAGATTTCCAAGCGTTGTAATGCTCTTCGCGTTATGTCTGAAGCGGTTAAATGGGGCAAACGTGGCGCGAGAATTAACTGTATTAGCGCAGGTATTGTCTTTACGCCGCTGGCTTATGATGAGCTGAATAGCGTTGAAAGGGGCGCTTTCTATCGCAATATGCTGGATAAGTCTCCCGCTGGCCGGGGGGGAACACCTGATGAAATTGGCGCGCTTGCCGAGTTTCTTTTCGGAGCGAATGGCACATATGTAACCGGTAGCGATTTGCTTATTGATGGCGGTGCGACGGCATCGTTTAAATATGGTGAGTTGCGCCCCCAATAA